One window of Botrimarina mediterranea genomic DNA carries:
- a CDS encoding peptide ABC transporter substrate-binding protein: MPPRLALAIAIFVLLVGGIIAVVKEGQLPPADFTFNNDTEVESLDPAVVTGQPEGRIIDELYEGLVRLGPKDREPIPGVAESWDISEDGRTYTFHLRHDAKWSDGSPLNAHDMVYSMRRFLDPQTFAEYAYQAWYLKNGRRYSRAARGVEPGDKVEVELVERPDGALPFARGAVLRGELVRIETDEGVDQEMLDDPMKFVDHRTFVVSIDGEERLFRVGDNVPTTAPEGAEPCRQVLLDFSEVGFRAIDDYTVETVLESPTPYWLNLLGFYPLAPVNQKCVETHGPGQWTEVENIVTNGPFKLEFHRIRDRIRLRKNEHYWNRDNVALETIDALAVQALTTSFNLYETGKVDWITKVTPLIARELFEADPPRPDFNPDAQFGTYFYTFNTSRKPFDDVRVRQALMLAIDREEIVTTACAGELPALSMTPPGLPEYKAPECEPMNITRAKELLAEAGYPDGTGFPKIEILYNYEQQHQTIAELIRKQWRRNLGIDVATRNEEWGSYLSSQRQQKYDVVRRAWIGDYLDPNSMLDLWVTGGENNSTGWSNAEFDKLIQDAKAEPDADKRLEMLADAERILMREGPVMPIYYYVSRSMLKPYVYGWYNNLEDRHPLWTLSIRRDASGPNDFMASKPVREITMKPRRTEAATP, from the coding sequence ATGCCCCCACGCCTCGCCCTTGCCATCGCGATCTTCGTGCTGCTCGTCGGCGGCATTATCGCTGTGGTGAAAGAGGGCCAGCTCCCGCCGGCGGACTTCACGTTCAACAACGACACCGAGGTCGAGTCGCTCGACCCGGCCGTCGTCACGGGGCAGCCCGAGGGACGGATCATCGACGAGCTCTACGAAGGGCTCGTGCGTCTCGGCCCGAAGGACCGCGAGCCGATCCCCGGCGTCGCCGAGAGCTGGGACATCTCCGAGGACGGCCGCACCTACACGTTCCACCTCCGCCACGACGCGAAGTGGAGCGACGGATCGCCGCTGAACGCTCATGACATGGTCTACAGCATGCGGCGGTTCCTCGACCCGCAGACGTTCGCGGAATACGCCTACCAAGCTTGGTACCTGAAGAACGGCCGCCGCTACAGCCGCGCGGCCCGCGGCGTCGAGCCCGGCGACAAGGTCGAAGTAGAACTGGTCGAGCGACCGGACGGCGCCCTGCCGTTCGCCCGTGGCGCGGTGCTCCGCGGCGAGCTGGTGCGTATCGAGACGGATGAGGGCGTCGATCAAGAGATGCTCGACGATCCGATGAAGTTTGTCGATCACCGCACGTTCGTCGTTTCGATCGATGGCGAGGAGCGGTTGTTCCGCGTAGGCGACAACGTCCCCACCACCGCGCCGGAGGGCGCCGAGCCGTGCCGGCAGGTGCTGCTCGACTTCAGCGAGGTTGGCTTCCGCGCGATCGACGACTACACGGTCGAGACGGTGCTGGAGTCGCCGACACCCTACTGGCTCAACCTGCTGGGCTTCTACCCGCTGGCGCCGGTCAACCAGAAGTGTGTCGAGACGCACGGCCCGGGCCAATGGACCGAGGTCGAGAACATCGTCACCAACGGCCCGTTCAAGCTCGAGTTCCACCGCATCCGCGACCGCATCCGACTGCGGAAGAACGAGCACTACTGGAACCGCGACAACGTCGCCTTGGAAACAATCGACGCCCTAGCGGTGCAGGCGCTCACGACATCGTTCAATCTCTACGAGACCGGCAAGGTCGATTGGATCACCAAGGTGACGCCGCTGATCGCCCGTGAGCTGTTCGAGGCCGATCCACCGCGTCCCGATTTCAACCCCGACGCGCAGTTCGGCACCTACTTCTACACGTTCAACACGTCGCGCAAGCCGTTCGACGATGTCCGGGTCCGCCAGGCGTTGATGCTGGCGATCGACCGCGAAGAGATCGTCACCACCGCTTGTGCGGGCGAATTGCCGGCGCTATCGATGACGCCCCCGGGGCTGCCGGAATACAAGGCGCCCGAGTGCGAGCCGATGAACATCACAAGAGCGAAGGAATTGCTCGCCGAAGCCGGCTACCCCGACGGAACCGGGTTCCCCAAGATCGAGATCCTCTACAACTACGAGCAGCAGCACCAGACGATCGCCGAGCTGATCCGCAAGCAGTGGCGCCGCAACCTGGGGATCGATGTCGCCACTCGCAACGAAGAGTGGGGGAGCTATCTCTCGAGCCAACGGCAGCAGAAGTATGACGTCGTCCGGCGGGCGTGGATCGGCGACTACCTCGACCCCAACTCGATGCTCGACCTGTGGGTCACCGGCGGGGAGAACAACTCGACCGGCTGGAGCAACGCCGAGTTCGACAAACTGATCCAGGACGCCAAGGCCGAGCCCGACGCCGACAAGCGTCTCGAGATGCTCGCCGACGCCGAACGCATCCTGATGCGGGAGGGCCCCGTCATGCCGATCTACTACTACGTGTCGCGGAGCATGCTCAAGCCGTACGTCTACGGTTGGTACAACAACCTCGAAGACCGCCACCCGCTGTGGACGCTGTCGATCCGCCGCGACGCCTCGGGGCCGAACGACTTCATGGCTTCCAAGCCCGTGCGTGAGATCACGATGAAGCCCCGCCGCACGGAGGCCGCGACGCCGTGA
- a CDS encoding class I SAM-dependent methyltransferase — protein MKASRYFVPLFLCGSILFSNAEAQRPERGRDEYLGRPIAQTMHYLGAPWLVRESREREEEPAKLLAALDIRPGQTVCDLGCGNGFYSLALAEQVGPKGKILAVDIQREMLQMLKERAEARSVPNIKTIKGKVNDPRLPVGEVDLVLLVDVYHEFSHPAEMLAKMRESLRPEGRVALVEFRAEDPAVPIKPLHKMTQAQCLKEFEANGYKLVGQFDELPWQHVLFFARDDSPLEEVDLKAWANAAP, from the coding sequence ATGAAGGCGAGCCGATACTTCGTTCCTTTGTTCCTTTGTGGTTCCATCCTCTTTAGCAACGCCGAAGCCCAGCGGCCCGAGCGTGGCCGCGACGAGTACCTCGGCAGGCCGATCGCGCAGACGATGCACTACCTCGGCGCGCCGTGGCTAGTGCGTGAGTCGCGCGAGCGTGAGGAAGAGCCCGCCAAGCTGCTCGCCGCCCTCGACATCCGGCCCGGCCAAACCGTCTGCGACCTCGGTTGCGGCAACGGCTTCTACTCGCTGGCGCTGGCGGAGCAGGTCGGCCCGAAAGGGAAAATCCTTGCGGTCGATATCCAGCGCGAGATGCTGCAGATGCTCAAGGAGCGGGCCGAGGCGCGGAGCGTCCCCAACATCAAGACCATCAAGGGGAAGGTCAACGACCCGCGTCTGCCAGTGGGAGAGGTGGACCTCGTGCTGCTCGTGGACGTGTACCACGAGTTCTCTCACCCCGCAGAGATGCTCGCCAAGATGCGTGAGAGCCTCCGGCCCGAGGGACGCGTCGCGCTAGTCGAGTTCCGCGCCGAAGACCCCGCCGTCCCCATCAAGCCGCTGCACAAGATGACACAGGCGCAGTGCCTCAAAGAGTTCGAGGCCAACGGCTACAAGCTCGTCGGCCAGTTCGACGAGCTACCCTGGCAACACGTGCTGTTCTTCGCGCGCGACGATTCACCACTGGAAGAAGTCGATTTGAAAGCTTGGGCTAACGCAGCTCCGTAG
- a CDS encoding ATP-dependent Clp protease adaptor ClpS has translation MDEPSFEDDPGDGTATVVRPERPPQKEKKKYKIPRYHVILWNDEDHSYEYVIRMLKELFGHSETTGFKLAQTVDSEGKVVVLTTTKEHAELKRDQIHAYGKDESIASSQGSMSASIEETE, from the coding sequence ATGGATGAGCCCTCCTTCGAAGACGACCCCGGCGACGGGACTGCGACCGTTGTGCGCCCCGAGCGGCCGCCGCAGAAGGAAAAGAAGAAGTACAAGATCCCCCGCTACCACGTCATCCTCTGGAACGACGAAGACCATTCGTACGAATACGTCATCCGAATGCTCAAAGAGCTGTTCGGCCATTCCGAGACCACTGGCTTCAAGCTCGCCCAGACCGTCGACAGCGAGGGCAAGGTCGTCGTCCTCACCACCACCAAAGAGCATGCCGAACTAAAACGCGACCAAATCCACGCCTACGGCAAGGACGAGTCGATCGCATCGAGCCAGGGGTCGATGTCAGCGTCGATCGAAGAAACTGAGTAG
- the mtaB gene encoding tRNA (N(6)-L-threonylcarbamoyladenosine(37)-C(2))-methylthiotransferase MtaB, whose protein sequence is MKLKTHTLGCKVNQYETEYLREGLASIGWQDTAEGEAADLCVVNTCTVTAEGDSKSRQVIRRLARENPSAKLVVMGCYATRAPEEVKALPGVTEVLTDKRELPDLLGRFGVTDIPTGVTGIGTRKRAYVKVQDGCLLRCSFCIIPSVRPNLASRPLEEIVNEVENLVAHGRREIVLTGIHLGHYGVDFNRENLRDKSAWVRLSDLLRRLAEIPGDFRLRLSSIEATEVTHELIDVMAENPQKVCPHLHLSMQSGSDGVLRRMRRRWGSRRFLDRCHLLRERLDRPAITTDVIVGFPGETDAEFEETLAACREAGFSKIHAFPFSRRRGTPAWDMPHQIEKHVKQERMQRLAELEAELRDDYYRSLTGMPLRVLVEGRVGEDRYVGSSCRYAPVELSATGNPLAQFVDVIAGPVASGQIEGMEPRRN, encoded by the coding sequence TTGAAGCTCAAGACCCACACCCTCGGTTGCAAAGTCAACCAGTACGAGACCGAGTACCTCCGCGAAGGGCTCGCGTCGATCGGCTGGCAAGACACGGCGGAGGGCGAGGCGGCGGACTTGTGCGTCGTCAACACGTGCACCGTCACCGCCGAGGGGGACTCGAAGAGCCGGCAGGTGATTCGGCGACTGGCGCGGGAGAACCCGTCGGCGAAGCTTGTCGTCATGGGCTGCTACGCGACGCGGGCGCCCGAGGAAGTGAAGGCGCTGCCGGGCGTCACCGAGGTGCTCACCGACAAGCGTGAGCTCCCCGACCTCTTGGGCCGCTTCGGCGTCACCGACATCCCGACCGGCGTCACCGGCATCGGCACCCGCAAGCGCGCTTATGTAAAGGTGCAAGACGGCTGCCTGCTGCGGTGCAGCTTCTGCATCATCCCTTCGGTGAGGCCGAACCTCGCCAGCCGGCCGCTCGAGGAAATCGTCAACGAAGTCGAGAACCTTGTCGCCCACGGCCGGCGTGAGATCGTGCTGACAGGGATCCATCTCGGCCACTACGGCGTCGATTTCAATCGTGAGAACCTTCGCGACAAGTCGGCGTGGGTCCGACTGTCGGACCTCCTTCGGCGGTTAGCAGAAATCCCCGGCGACTTCAGGCTGCGTCTCTCTAGTATCGAAGCCACCGAAGTTACGCACGAACTCATCGACGTGATGGCGGAGAACCCGCAGAAGGTCTGCCCGCATTTGCACCTCTCGATGCAATCAGGCTCCGACGGCGTCTTGCGGCGGATGCGGCGGCGTTGGGGCAGCCGGCGGTTTCTCGACCGCTGCCATTTGCTGCGCGAGCGCCTCGACCGCCCCGCCATCACAACCGACGTGATCGTCGGCTTCCCCGGCGAGACCGACGCGGAGTTCGAAGAAACCCTCGCCGCCTGCCGCGAAGCGGGTTTTTCAAAGATCCACGCCTTCCCCTTCAGCCGCCGCCGTGGCACCCCGGCATGGGACATGCCCCATCAAATCGAGAAGCACGTCAAACAAGAACGGATGCAGCGACTAGCCGAATTGGAAGCGGAGCTGCGAGACGACTACTACCGCTCACTAACCGGCATGCCACTGCGAGTCCTGGTCGAGGGCCGAGTCGGCGAAGACCGCTACGTCGGCTCGTCCTGCCGCTACGCGCCGGTCGAACTATCGGCAACGGGCAATCCCCTCGCCCAGTTCGTTGACGTGATCGCCGGACCCGTTGCTAGCGGTCAGATTGAAGGAATGGAACCGCGAAGGAACTAA
- a CDS encoding ABC transporter permease — protein sequence MTPTPTQPTETGVSLTQDAWRRLKKSWAAMASLGTLVAVVLLAFFTPLLPLAPPDRDETPLMLTGPVVWPPLVEAFKFDAAQIETLAEPIAEAKSKLREALGEYSATRRSTDATDDEVEEKARQVLLARAAVDSQVQRPYASAGFPKLGPLARLMVCARYAIFGEWELNSVCGRDKLGRDLLSRIFWGARVSLIVGFVATLVSLVIGVTYGAVSGYAGGWVDDLMMRIVDVLYSIPFVFLVIFIISILSEESVKERLAGYGIDRITIFYFVVGAIYWLTMARVVRGQVVSLRNEQYVEAARSLGVSQTAIVFRHLVPNLLSIVLVYLTLTIPRVILFEAFLSFLGLGVEPPDVSWGLLANEGIQVITPVKIYWWLIVFPSVAIGATLFALNFLGDGLRDAFDPRMKGR from the coding sequence ATGACCCCCACGCCCACCCAACCAACGGAAACCGGCGTCTCCCTCACCCAGGACGCTTGGCGTCGGCTGAAGAAGAGCTGGGCGGCGATGGCGTCGCTGGGGACGCTCGTGGCGGTGGTGCTGCTCGCGTTCTTTACGCCGCTCTTGCCGCTGGCGCCGCCCGACCGGGATGAGACGCCGCTAATGCTCACGGGGCCGGTGGTGTGGCCACCGCTGGTGGAGGCGTTTAAGTTCGATGCGGCGCAGATTGAAACGCTTGCGGAACCGATCGCCGAAGCGAAGTCCAAGCTCAGAGAAGCCCTCGGCGAGTACTCGGCGACTCGCCGTTCGACCGACGCGACCGACGACGAAGTGGAGGAGAAGGCCCGCCAAGTGCTGCTCGCCCGCGCGGCGGTGGATTCGCAGGTGCAGCGGCCCTACGCCAGCGCCGGCTTCCCGAAGCTCGGTCCGCTCGCCCGTCTGATGGTCTGCGCCCGTTACGCGATCTTTGGCGAGTGGGAGCTCAACAGCGTTTGCGGCCGTGACAAGCTCGGCCGCGATCTGTTGAGCCGCATCTTCTGGGGCGCGCGGGTGTCGCTGATCGTCGGCTTCGTGGCGACGCTGGTGTCGCTGGTGATCGGCGTCACCTACGGCGCCGTCTCGGGTTACGCTGGCGGCTGGGTCGATGACCTGATGATGCGCATCGTGGATGTGCTCTACAGCATCCCGTTCGTCTTCCTGGTGATCTTCATCATCTCGATCCTCAGCGAAGAGTCGGTCAAAGAGCGCCTCGCCGGGTACGGGATCGACCGGATCACGATCTTCTACTTCGTCGTCGGCGCCATTTATTGGCTGACGATGGCCCGCGTCGTCCGCGGCCAAGTCGTCTCGCTCCGCAACGAGCAGTACGTCGAGGCGGCCCGCTCGCTGGGCGTGTCGCAGACAGCGATCGTCTTCCGCCACCTCGTGCCGAACCTGCTCAGCATCGTGCTGGTGTACCTGACGCTCACCATCCCACGTGTGATCCTCTTCGAAGCCTTCCTGTCGTTCCTCGGCCTGGGCGTCGAGCCGCCCGATGTCTCCTGGGGCCTCTTGGCGAACGAGGGTATCCAGGTCATCACGCCTGTAAAGATCTACTGGTGGCTGATCGTCTTTCCGAGCGTCGCCATTGGCGCCACGCTGTTCGCGCTCAACTTTCTCGGCGACGGCCTCCGCGACGCCTTCGACCCGCGGATGAAGGGACGTTAG
- a CDS encoding amidohydrolase — protein MIRLLSLLLVAGFAVRSVAADEVVEWVDAQTPSLVEFYKELHAAPELSLEEHKTAAKIADAWEAAGYTVTRGVGGTGVVAVLENGDGPTVMLRTDLDGLPVVEQTGLDYASTVRTTDKRGAVVGVMHACGHDVHMTNLVGVSRCLTENKNLWKGTLVCIAQPAEELGAGAEAMLADGLFARFPRPDYAIALHAANDLEAGKVSTCPGFFGANVDSVDITVRGKGGHGAAPHTAIDPVVIAARLVLDLQTIVSRELKPTEPAVITVGSIHGGTKHNVIGDDVKLQLTVRTYSADIRKQIAEAIERKAKAAAASADAPDPEIVYSEGTPSLYNDPDLTTRVDGVLRKTLGDGSVNKAEPMMGAEDFSRYGKAGVPICMFRLGTISKERLDAWKAAGETPPSMHSSLYWPNPEPTLRTGVQAMTAIVLDLMPR, from the coding sequence ATGATTCGCTTGCTGAGTTTGCTATTGGTCGCTGGCTTTGCCGTTCGTTCCGTAGCGGCGGACGAGGTCGTCGAGTGGGTCGATGCTCAGACGCCCTCGCTGGTGGAGTTCTACAAGGAGTTGCACGCGGCGCCGGAGCTGTCGCTCGAAGAGCACAAGACGGCCGCTAAGATCGCCGACGCCTGGGAAGCGGCCGGGTACACGGTCACGCGCGGCGTTGGCGGGACGGGCGTCGTCGCGGTGCTCGAGAACGGCGACGGGCCGACCGTGATGCTCCGCACCGACCTCGACGGTCTGCCGGTCGTTGAGCAGACGGGGCTCGACTACGCCTCGACGGTCCGCACGACCGACAAGCGAGGCGCCGTGGTGGGCGTCATGCACGCCTGTGGGCACGACGTCCATATGACCAACTTGGTGGGCGTGTCGCGTTGCCTCACCGAAAACAAGAACTTATGGAAGGGAACGCTCGTCTGTATCGCCCAGCCCGCCGAGGAGCTCGGCGCGGGCGCGGAGGCGATGCTCGCCGACGGCCTGTTCGCACGCTTCCCGCGGCCTGATTACGCCATCGCGTTGCACGCCGCGAACGACCTGGAGGCCGGCAAGGTGAGCACGTGCCCGGGCTTCTTCGGCGCCAACGTCGATTCGGTCGACATCACCGTCCGCGGCAAAGGGGGACACGGCGCGGCGCCGCACACGGCGATCGACCCCGTGGTGATCGCGGCGAGGCTGGTGCTCGACTTGCAGACGATCGTGTCGCGCGAGTTGAAGCCGACCGAGCCGGCGGTCATCACGGTCGGCTCGATCCACGGCGGCACAAAGCACAACGTCATCGGCGACGACGTGAAGCTACAGCTCACAGTGCGCACCTACTCCGCCGACATCCGCAAGCAGATCGCCGAGGCGATCGAGCGCAAGGCGAAGGCCGCCGCCGCGAGCGCCGATGCGCCCGACCCGGAGATTGTCTACAGCGAGGGGACGCCGTCACTGTACAACGACCCGGACCTGACGACGCGCGTCGATGGCGTGCTCCGCAAGACGCTCGGCGACGGCTCGGTCAACAAGGCCGAGCCGATGATGGGCGCCGAGGACTTCAGCCGCTACGGCAAGGCGGGCGTGCCGATCTGCATGTTCCGCCTGGGGACGATCAGCAAAGAACGCCTCGACGCCTGGAAGGCGGCCGGCGAGACGCCGCCGTCGATGCACTCGTCCCTCTACTGGCCGAACCCCGAGCCGACGCTGCGCACGGGGGTACAAGCGATGACGGCGATCGTGCTGGACTTGATGCCGCGGTAG
- a CDS encoding SlyX family protein: protein MSKLLAAAGLLGATAVGLGAYAAHGLDDALAGFGYAGDELTHRVDNFVTASRYQLTTAAAVLAIALAGAGRPLLAKAAWLLVAGVVVFSGLLYVLAFVGDGMRWLGAIVLLGGLAMIVGWLLAGFAAFTPSKPSGSTESRDLAAELNRLQEVISHQQQLVNDLNEAVTAARDEVDATARRQHGVELTVRRLVDLQTAAEDLPDEKPPHY from the coding sequence ATGTCGAAGTTGTTGGCGGCGGCGGGACTGCTGGGGGCGACGGCCGTAGGGCTGGGCGCTTACGCGGCGCATGGGCTCGATGACGCGCTCGCGGGCTTCGGCTATGCGGGCGATGAGCTAACGCACCGCGTCGATAACTTCGTGACGGCTTCGCGCTACCAATTGACGACCGCCGCGGCCGTGCTGGCGATCGCGCTGGCCGGCGCCGGGCGGCCGCTGCTGGCGAAGGCGGCCTGGCTGCTGGTGGCGGGGGTCGTCGTTTTCTCGGGGCTGCTCTACGTGCTGGCGTTCGTTGGCGACGGCATGCGCTGGCTCGGCGCGATCGTCCTGCTCGGCGGCTTAGCGATGATCGTCGGCTGGCTGCTGGCGGGGTTCGCCGCATTCACGCCCAGCAAACCTTCGGGATCAACCGAGTCCCGCGACCTCGCCGCCGAGTTGAATCGCTTGCAAGAAGTCATCAGCCATCAGCAGCAACTGGTGAATGACCTCAACGAAGCCGTCACCGCGGCGCGCGATGAGGTCGATGCAACGGCGCGGCGTCAGCACGGCGTCGAGCTGACGGTCCGTCGCTTGGTGGACCTGCAAACAGCGGCCGAGGACTTGCCCGACGAGAAGCCGCCGCATTATTGA
- a CDS encoding YihY/virulence factor BrkB family protein, which yields MSYFRQVFTEFAADQCTTLAAAISYYTVFALPPLLYLLMMVVTAGLSLAYDSQVAEEKAGEVLEEQATQLIGDEAAVDSIAAMIQRSRQTEGAWWKVTLSVAGVLLAVTGLMGALQTALNVVWAVRPDPDRSQVRYLVRKRAVSFALVLGLGVLLLVSMTVSGAIAYLGDQLNELAGVDPLPAAWINYAVQSLVAFIVFAVVFKVLPDAHVTWRDTFIGALITTALFLVGRIAIQQFFVLSPPGAQLGGAAASLAAVFAWVYYSAMILLFGAEATEVYARRRGRDIQPKSRAVRIAKVME from the coding sequence ATGAGCTACTTCCGGCAGGTCTTCACCGAATTCGCCGCGGACCAGTGCACGACGCTGGCCGCGGCGATTTCGTACTACACGGTCTTCGCGCTGCCGCCGCTGCTCTACCTGCTGATGATGGTGGTGACGGCCGGACTGTCGCTCGCCTACGACTCGCAGGTCGCCGAAGAGAAAGCCGGCGAAGTCCTCGAAGAGCAGGCGACCCAGCTCATCGGCGACGAAGCGGCTGTCGATAGCATCGCCGCGATGATCCAGCGCAGCCGCCAAACGGAGGGCGCCTGGTGGAAAGTGACGCTCAGCGTCGCCGGCGTGCTGCTCGCCGTCACCGGTCTGATGGGCGCTTTGCAGACGGCGCTCAACGTGGTTTGGGCGGTCAGGCCCGACCCCGATCGGTCGCAAGTCCGTTACTTGGTGCGGAAGCGGGCCGTCTCGTTCGCCTTGGTGCTGGGGCTGGGCGTCTTGCTGCTGGTCTCGATGACGGTTTCCGGCGCCATCGCGTACCTCGGCGACCAACTGAACGAGCTGGCCGGCGTCGATCCCCTCCCAGCGGCCTGGATCAACTACGCGGTGCAGTCCCTCGTGGCCTTCATCGTCTTCGCCGTGGTCTTCAAGGTGCTCCCCGACGCCCACGTCACTTGGCGTGACACGTTCATCGGCGCGCTGATCACGACCGCACTGTTCCTGGTCGGCCGCATCGCCATCCAGCAATTCTTCGTCCTCAGCCCGCCGGGCGCCCAGCTCGGCGGCGCCGCGGCGTCGCTGGCCGCCGTGTTCGCTTGGGTCTATTACTCAGCGATGATCCTGCTCTTCGGCGCCGAAGCGACCGAGGTCTACGCCCGCCGCCGCGGCCGCGACATACAGCCCAAGAGCCGCGCCGTACGCATCGCCAAAGTCATGGAATAG
- a CDS encoding GDSL-type esterase/lipase family protein, giving the protein MLKIAFCVAMVLGSASVGFAKDTPTEGMKLATTPDHRLRDRWWRNRHDEKLDAKKRLLDSDKEVRLVFVGDSITHGWENGGKQLWEERYAPRGAFNIGFSGDRTEHVLWRLGMGEAGKDNNEIAGLEPELFVVMIGTNNTGHRKGDPGATAKGVEMVVDRLLELAPESKVLLLAVFARGEKPDDELRQINDDVNERIAGLGERDNVEFLDINDVFLDDDGTLPKSVMPDLLHPNEHGYKLWADAIEEPIARLLGEK; this is encoded by the coding sequence ATGCTCAAGATCGCTTTCTGCGTTGCGATGGTTCTAGGATCGGCTTCGGTAGGTTTCGCCAAAGATACGCCTACCGAGGGCATGAAGCTCGCCACAACACCGGACCATCGCCTCCGCGACCGTTGGTGGCGTAACCGGCACGACGAGAAGCTCGACGCTAAGAAGCGGCTGCTCGATTCCGATAAGGAAGTCCGGCTGGTCTTCGTCGGCGACTCGATCACCCACGGCTGGGAGAATGGCGGCAAGCAGCTCTGGGAAGAGCGGTACGCCCCGCGCGGCGCCTTCAACATCGGCTTCAGCGGTGACCGCACCGAGCATGTCCTCTGGCGGCTCGGCATGGGCGAGGCCGGGAAAGACAACAACGAGATCGCCGGTCTCGAGCCCGAGTTGTTCGTCGTGATGATCGGCACCAACAACACGGGCCATCGCAAGGGCGACCCCGGCGCCACCGCCAAGGGCGTTGAGATGGTCGTCGATCGCCTGCTCGAACTGGCGCCCGAGAGTAAGGTGCTGCTGCTGGCGGTCTTCGCCCGCGGCGAGAAGCCCGACGACGAACTCCGCCAGATCAACGACGACGTCAACGAGCGGATCGCGGGGCTTGGCGAGCGTGACAACGTCGAGTTCCTCGACATCAACGACGTCTTCCTCGACGACGACGGCACGCTCCCCAAGAGCGTCATGCCCGACCTGCTCCACCCGAACGAGCACGGCTACAAGCTGTGGGCTGACGCCATCGAAGAGCCGATCGCCCGCTTGCTCGGCGAGAAGTAG
- a CDS encoding ABC transporter permease, which yields MTTFLLRRFGWMLITLWVVFTVSFFLMRSVPGGPYDSERALEPEIEANIKKKYRLDLPLTEQYVYNLGETLSGDLGVSMKKDYTTNRLVSEALPVSAALGLLALAFAFSIGLVAGVVSAVFRGTFADFALMSIATVGIALPNFVVAGFAIILFVFILQWLPAAGWGSLDQLVLPALCLGAPYAAYVARIARTGMLDVLGQDHIRTARAKGLSPFVVVAKHALPTALLPVVSFLGPAVAGILTGSPVIEQIFAIPGLGWHFVQAAIDKDYPIAMGLVLLYTTLLYVMNLIVDLLYGVLDPRVEWK from the coding sequence GTGACCACGTTCCTGCTGCGCCGCTTCGGCTGGATGCTTATCACCCTCTGGGTGGTGTTCACGGTCTCGTTCTTTCTGATGCGATCGGTGCCCGGCGGGCCCTACGACTCCGAGCGAGCGCTCGAGCCAGAGATCGAAGCGAACATCAAGAAGAAGTACCGCCTCGACCTGCCGCTTACCGAGCAGTACGTCTACAACCTCGGCGAGACCCTGTCGGGCGACCTCGGCGTCTCGATGAAGAAGGACTACACAACCAACCGCCTGGTGAGTGAGGCCCTGCCGGTGTCGGCGGCGCTGGGGCTGTTGGCGTTGGCGTTTGCGTTCAGCATCGGGTTGGTCGCGGGCGTGGTCTCGGCCGTCTTCCGCGGGACTTTCGCCGACTTCGCGTTGATGTCGATCGCGACTGTCGGCATCGCGCTACCGAACTTCGTCGTCGCCGGTTTTGCGATCATCCTGTTCGTGTTCATCTTGCAGTGGCTCCCGGCGGCGGGATGGGGGTCGCTCGACCAATTGGTGCTGCCGGCCCTGTGCCTCGGCGCGCCGTACGCCGCGTACGTCGCCCGCATCGCGCGGACCGGCATGCTCGACGTGCTCGGCCAAGACCACATCCGCACCGCGCGGGCGAAAGGGCTCTCGCCATTTGTGGTCGTCGCCAAGCACGCGCTGCCGACGGCGCTGCTGCCGGTGGTGTCATTCCTCGGCCCCGCGGTGGCAGGCATTCTGACGGGCTCGCCGGTGATCGAGCAGATCTTCGCCATCCCCGGCCTCGGCTGGCACTTCGTCCAGGCGGCGATCGACAAGGACTATCCGATCGCGATGGGCCTCGTGCTGCTCTATACGACGCTGCTGTACGTGATGAACCTGATCGTCGACTTGCTGTACGGCGTGCTCGATCCGCGGGTGGAGTGGAAATGA
- a CDS encoding TrmH family RNA methyltransferase: MEHTRHRPPRELTQPRELVVVCAPLRSNVNLSRIARAAGCCGVTRIIATGRPMKLDPEVARDAADTITLENRRSLEPVLKELRKEGYRLVGLEQTTNSHDIHHYNFPRRTALVIGNERTGLTDEELALLDEAIEIPVWGLPHSYNAATATCMALYEYCRQWPEG; the protein is encoded by the coding sequence ATGGAGCACACCCGCCACCGCCCGCCGCGCGAACTGACCCAGCCCCGTGAGCTGGTGGTCGTGTGCGCGCCGTTGCGCAGCAATGTCAATCTGTCGCGCATCGCCCGCGCGGCTGGGTGCTGTGGCGTGACGCGGATCATCGCCACGGGCCGGCCGATGAAGCTCGACCCCGAGGTCGCCCGCGACGCGGCCGACACGATCACGCTCGAGAACCGCCGCTCGCTCGAGCCGGTGCTCAAGGAGCTACGCAAAGAGGGTTATCGCCTCGTGGGCCTCGAACAGACGACCAACTCGCACGACATCCACCACTACAACTTCCCAAGGCGGACAGCCTTGGTGATCGGCAACGAGCGCACCGGCCTCACCGACGAAGAGCTGGCCCTGCTCGACGAGGCGATCGAGATCCCCGTCTGGGGCCTGCCGCACAGCTACAACGCCGCCACGGCGACGTGCATGGCGCTGTACGAGTACTGCCGGCAGTGGCCTGAGGGGTGA